One part of the Treponema peruense genome encodes these proteins:
- the feoB gene encoding ferrous iron transport protein B, which produces MKEIKIALAGNPNCGKTTLFNSLTGSNQYVGNWPGVTVEKKEGKFKEDKNVIIQDLPGIYSLSPYTPEEIVTRNYLVEDKPDAILNIVDGTNIERNLYLTTQLLETGIPLVMAVNMIDVVNKNGDKINFAELSKALGCKVIPISALKGNSTVDAARLSVLAASEKNQVEQPHVFKGSVEHALAHIEESIQGKVDKNQIRWFAVKVFERDEKVLEKLNLSAEEKSHIEEHIKDCEKELDDDSESIITNQRYEYIQKLVAKTVVKKNKEKLTLSDKIDRVVTNRILGLPIFLAVMWLVYWCSTGAGFGTMGTDWVNDVLFGEWILGGTQTALENAGANPVLIDCLVNGVLGGLGAVLGFLPQMAVLFLLLSILEDCGYMVRIAFVMDRIFRRFGLSGKSFIPLLISSGCGIPGIMASRTIENENDRRMTIMTTTWIPCGAKLPVIALMAAVIGSRLTNTSASWLAPVMYITGVAAVLLAAVMLKKTKAFHGPAAPFVMELPQYHFPEPKTVLLHTWERLRGFLVKAGTILFVACLVMWFLSSYGISDGHFGLVDAGDSILAKIGGVLRYIFIPLGFGGAEGGWQAAAASLSGFSAKEAIVTTMGVLANVSEELVEDGNAVGLAVSEWFPTAIAAFSFLLFNLLDSPCLAAIATMKSELNSRKWFWFAILFQNIFAYVVTLIVYQLGMLFVHGAFGVGTVFAFIFLAVILYAVFRKNPYKEMNV; this is translated from the coding sequence ATGAAAGAAATAAAAATTGCTCTTGCAGGAAATCCAAACTGCGGAAAAACTACACTTTTCAATTCGCTTACAGGATCAAATCAGTATGTTGGTAACTGGCCTGGCGTTACTGTAGAAAAAAAAGAAGGAAAATTCAAGGAAGACAAAAATGTAATTATTCAGGATTTGCCTGGAATCTATTCTCTTTCTCCGTACACACCAGAAGAAATTGTTACGCGAAATTATCTTGTAGAAGACAAACCCGACGCAATTTTAAATATTGTAGACGGAACAAATATCGAGCGCAATCTTTATCTTACAACCCAGCTTTTGGAAACAGGAATTCCTCTTGTTATGGCAGTCAACATGATTGATGTCGTCAACAAAAACGGAGATAAAATAAATTTTGCTGAACTTTCAAAAGCTCTCGGCTGCAAAGTAATTCCAATCAGCGCTCTTAAAGGAAACTCAACTGTAGATGCTGCAAGACTTTCTGTTCTTGCTGCAAGTGAAAAAAATCAAGTTGAACAGCCTCACGTATTCAAAGGTTCTGTTGAACACGCACTTGCCCATATAGAAGAATCAATTCAGGGTAAGGTCGACAAAAATCAGATAAGATGGTTTGCAGTAAAGGTATTTGAACGCGATGAAAAAGTTCTTGAAAAACTGAATCTTTCTGCAGAAGAAAAATCGCATATCGAAGAACATATAAAAGACTGCGAAAAAGAACTTGATGATGATTCAGAATCAATTATCACAAACCAGCGTTATGAATATATTCAAAAGCTTGTTGCAAAAACAGTTGTAAAAAAGAACAAAGAAAAATTAACACTTTCTGATAAAATTGACCGCGTTGTTACAAACAGAATTCTTGGTCTTCCGATTTTCCTTGCTGTAATGTGGCTCGTTTACTGGTGTTCAACCGGTGCCGGTTTTGGAACAATGGGAACAGACTGGGTAAATGATGTTTTGTTCGGTGAATGGATTTTGGGCGGAACTCAGACTGCGCTTGAAAATGCCGGAGCAAATCCTGTTTTGATTGATTGTCTTGTTAACGGAGTTCTGGGCGGACTTGGTGCAGTGCTTGGATTTTTGCCGCAGATGGCTGTTTTGTTTCTGCTGCTTTCAATTCTTGAAGACTGCGGATACATGGTTCGCATTGCATTCGTAATGGATAGAATTTTCCGTCGTTTTGGTTTGTCAGGAAAATCTTTTATTCCGCTTTTGATTTCTTCGGGCTGCGGAATTCCTGGTATTATGGCGAGCCGCACTATCGAAAATGAAAACGATCGTCGCATGACAATCATGACAACAACGTGGATTCCGTGCGGAGCAAAACTTCCTGTAATTGCACTGATGGCTGCTGTAATCGGAAGCCGTCTTACAAACACAAGTGCTTCGTGGCTGGCTCCTGTTATGTACATTACCGGAGTTGCTGCAGTTTTGCTTGCGGCTGTTATGCTCAAAAAGACAAAGGCCTTTCACGGTCCGGCTGCTCCTTTTGTTATGGAACTTCCGCAGTATCACTTCCCTGAGCCAAAAACTGTTTTGCTTCACACTTGGGAACGCCTCAGAGGATTCCTTGTTAAAGCCGGAACAATTTTGTTTGTTGCATGTCTTGTAATGTGGTTCCTTTCGAGCTACGGAATTTCTGACGGTCACTTTGGACTAGTGGACGCAGGCGATTCAATTCTTGCAAAAATCGGCGGCGTTCTTCGTTACATATTTATTCCGCTTGGATTCGGCGGAGCAGAAGGCGGTTGGCAGGCAGCTGCAGCTTCACTTTCGGGATTCAGCGCAAAAGAAGCTATCGTTACAACAATGGGCGTTCTTGCAAATGTTTCAGAAGAGCTTGTAGAAGACGGAAATGCGGTTGGACTTGCAGTTTCTGAATGGTTCCCGACAGCAATCGCAGCATTCAGCTTTTTGCTCTTCAATCTTTTGGACAGTCCGTGTCTTGCCGCAATCGCAACAATGAAAAGCGAACTCAACAGCCGCAAGTGGTTCTGGTTTGCAATTTTGTTCCAGAATATTTTTGCGTATGTTGTAACACTGATTGTGTACCAGCTCGGAATGCTTTTTGTACACGGCGCATTCGGAGTCGGAACGGTATTTGCATTTATTTTCCTGGCGGTAATTTTGTATGCCGTTTTCAGAAAAAATCCGTATAAGGAAATGAATGTTTAA
- a CDS encoding ZIP family metal transporter, with the protein MSVEVLQGILLPFVGTTLGSACVLFMKRNLSLSVQRALTGFAAGVMVAASIWSLLIPAIEQSDFMGSWSFIPAIIGFWSGILFLLVLDKTIPHLHLGSDEPEGVRTKLKKTTMLVLAVTLHNIPEGMAVGILFVGRLSGVSSITLASAFALSIGMAIQNFPEGAIISMPLHSEGMKKGKAFIFGTLSGIVEPIAAIITILAAQFFIPILPYLLSFAAGAMIYVVVEELIPEMSAGKHSNLGTIFFALGFTVMLILDVALG; encoded by the coding sequence ATGTCTGTCGAAGTGTTACAAGGTATATTGCTCCCATTTGTAGGAACAACTCTCGGTTCTGCTTGTGTACTTTTTATGAAGCGCAATTTGAGTTTATCAGTTCAGAGAGCATTAACAGGTTTTGCGGCAGGAGTAATGGTTGCAGCATCTATCTGGAGTCTTTTAATTCCTGCAATTGAACAGTCTGATTTTATGGGATCATGGTCGTTTATTCCTGCAATAATCGGATTTTGGAGTGGGATTTTATTTCTGCTCGTTCTTGATAAAACTATTCCTCATTTGCATTTGGGAAGTGATGAACCTGAAGGCGTTAGAACGAAGTTAAAAAAAACAACTATGTTAGTTTTAGCTGTAACACTTCATAATATACCCGAAGGAATGGCAGTTGGAATTTTGTTTGTCGGCAGATTATCAGGAGTTAGCTCTATTACTTTGGCAAGTGCATTTGCACTTTCTATTGGAATGGCCATACAGAATTTTCCTGAAGGTGCTATTATTTCAATGCCACTTCATTCTGAGGGAATGAAAAAGGGAAAAGCATTTATATTTGGAACTTTGTCCGGTATTGTAGAACCGATTGCTGCTATTATTACAATTTTAGCAGCTCAGTTTTTTATACCGATTCTTCCATATTTATTAAGTTTTGCGGCAGGTGCGATGATTTACGTAGTTGTTGAAGAACTTATTCCGGAAATGTCAGCGGGAAAACATTCTAATTTAGGAACAATATTTTTTGCGCTTGGTTTTACTGTTATGCTAATCCTTGATGTAGCATTAGGTTAA
- a CDS encoding ABC transporter ATP-binding protein: MSTKIVQIHDVHKIYSANQKSKRSSKSEAAPDVIALDGVTADIERGEFTAIAGPSGSGKTTLLNLIGCLDTITSGKIFVDGEDISVMNAMQKTLVRREKIGFIFQSYNLIPVLTAQENVEMALQLLNKFSKEEVQERSFKILEEVGLGGMQDRKPMQLSGGQQQRISIARALVKEPAVILADEPTANLDSKNSQMIIELMKKLNADHGITCIFSTHDKMVMENVRRIIRIRDGKIVAGEN; this comes from the coding sequence ATGTCTACAAAAATCGTACAGATTCACGATGTTCATAAAATTTATTCTGCAAATCAAAAATCAAAACGCTCTTCAAAAAGTGAGGCTGCACCGGATGTAATTGCACTTGACGGCGTTACAGCAGATATTGAACGCGGAGAATTTACTGCAATTGCAGGTCCTTCTGGTTCGGGAAAAACGACTCTTTTAAACTTAATCGGCTGTCTTGACACAATTACTTCGGGAAAAATTTTTGTAGACGGAGAAGATATTTCTGTAATGAACGCAATGCAGAAAACGCTTGTGCGCCGCGAAAAAATCGGATTTATTTTTCAAAGTTATAATCTTATTCCGGTTCTTACCGCGCAGGAAAATGTAGAAATGGCTCTGCAGCTTTTGAATAAATTTTCCAAAGAAGAAGTGCAGGAGCGCTCATTCAAAATTCTAGAAGAAGTCGGACTTGGCGGAATGCAGGACAGAAAACCAATGCAGCTTTCGGGCGGTCAGCAGCAGCGTATTTCTATTGCACGCGCACTCGTAAAAGAACCTGCAGTAATTCTTGCCGATGAACCGACTGCAAACCTTGACTCAAAAAACAGCCAGATGATTATTGAGCTTATGAAAAAACTGAACGCCGACCACGGAATTACATGCATTTTTTCTACACACGACAAAATGGTTATGGAAAACGTACGCCGCATAATTCGTATCCGCGACGGAAAAATAGTTGCAGGAGAAAACTAA
- a CDS encoding ABC transporter permease, with protein sequence MLVSIAFKNMLRYKRRTLVTSCAVAFGVMFSIVFNGFLAGMNNESTRNLIDYETSGAKFFADGYFKERDTLPLDYLIEENSAKEIGTFLDSKNISFTPEILLPCEVYFNEEYFETSGSITGVLCALDPKKSEKVFKTASQIESGTWLKKEEGEEYCTGAVIGSWIADDMKAQPGWYVTIQCKGRGGFMQTIDVPITGIVHCPDVPVNASYIFMDIAYINEMLEMEGAVTAIDTNLGGMSTVNSNVKKLKKDFSEIQNDSKVKLYSWNEIAEDIVSVQKMYEGISSLIMLFLFIVAAVGISNTMLMSVLERKNEIAMLKAMGYTPFYIKSLFMTEGVLIGCTGCVIGMVAGCLVNIPLVNVGIDFTQMLSNIDIGYRISGLIRSDWNFTGFAKIIFGALLIAAFASYFPSRSISKKEIAEIFRKN encoded by the coding sequence ATGCTTGTTTCTATAGCTTTTAAAAATATGCTCCGTTACAAACGACGCACACTTGTTACGTCATGTGCAGTTGCGTTTGGCGTAATGTTCAGTATTGTGTTCAACGGATTTCTGGCCGGAATGAATAACGAAAGTACCCGTAACTTAATCGACTACGAAACTTCGGGCGCAAAATTTTTTGCAGACGGATATTTTAAAGAACGCGACACTCTTCCGCTTGACTATTTAATAGAAGAAAATTCTGCAAAAGAAATCGGAACTTTTCTTGATTCAAAAAATATTTCCTTTACGCCCGAAATTTTACTTCCATGCGAAGTTTATTTTAACGAAGAATATTTTGAAACTTCAGGAAGTATAACAGGTGTTCTGTGCGCACTTGATCCAAAAAAGTCAGAAAAAGTTTTTAAAACAGCTTCACAAATCGAAAGCGGAACCTGGCTTAAAAAAGAAGAAGGCGAAGAATACTGCACCGGAGCGGTAATCGGTAGCTGGATTGCAGATGATATGAAAGCCCAGCCCGGCTGGTATGTTACAATTCAGTGCAAAGGACGCGGCGGTTTTATGCAGACAATCGATGTTCCCATTACAGGCATTGTTCACTGTCCTGATGTGCCTGTAAATGCCAGTTACATTTTTATGGACATCGCTTACATCAACGAAATGCTTGAGATGGAAGGGGCAGTTACTGCAATCGACACAAATTTAGGCGGAATGAGCACTGTAAATTCCAATGTAAAAAAACTTAAAAAAGATTTTTCAGAAATTCAAAATGATTCAAAAGTTAAACTTTACTCCTGGAACGAAATTGCAGAAGATATTGTTTCAGTGCAAAAAATGTATGAAGGTATTTCAAGTTTGATTATGCTTTTTCTTTTTATCGTTGCAGCCGTCGGAATAAGCAACACAATGCTTATGTCTGTTCTGGAACGCAAAAACGAAATTGCAATGCTCAAAGCGATGGGTTACACTCCGTTTTATATAAAAAGTCTTTTTATGACAGAAGGCGTTTTAATCGGATGTACAGGTTGTGTAATCGGAATGGTTGCAGGCTGTCTTGTTAATATTCCGCTTGTGAATGTGGGAATTGATTTTACACAAATGCTGAGCAACATTGACATCGGTTACAGAATTTCGGGACTTATCCGTTCAGACTGGAATTTTACAGGCTTTGCAAAAATAATTTTTGGTGCACTTTTGATTGCGGCTTTTGCTTCGTATTTTCCATCCCGTTCAATTTCAAAAAAAGAAATTGCCGAAATTTTCAGAAAGAATTAA
- a CDS encoding ABC transporter permease, which produces MKKQMPLIISMAWRNIQRNKRRTILSGGAIFLVSVFICFMMSLEYGSMDDMKYNIVHHETGAVRIRNPRYTENERITPLNFFIPETNSVLQKTLLAEGVTAARARIRTPIAVYKNEETEAANFIAVNFPDKYYFSDKDNILLEGSLNFMNESAEENKRKVLVTDKFAQSFNLHANDKFTFIARTANGGTNGYTVTVAAIMRFSDGDLNGKFVFMNLDAASKLLRMKGNATEILLFSDNWDDKNYVENLAQKISGIPELSGLEIVPWTKGTTWYAMIEMSDFMYFIYALIFFILASTVIFNSTMMSVMERKKEIGSLLSLGMTPKSVRGMFLLETAFVSGISAFAGCLLGGIIVSIFNKTGINLAGSGYEMMGGFNIKLMLYPSLSFGRYVEFFLTGFLTAFIACLIPSRMALKVQPAEALRAEN; this is translated from the coding sequence ATGAAAAAACAAATGCCTTTAATCATATCAATGGCGTGGCGAAACATACAAAGAAACAAGCGAAGAACAATTCTTTCTGGCGGAGCAATTTTTCTTGTTTCAGTTTTTATCTGTTTTATGATGTCGCTTGAATATGGTTCAATGGACGACATGAAATACAATATTGTTCACCACGAAACGGGTGCTGTAAGAATACGAAATCCGCGTTACACAGAAAACGAACGCATTACACCGCTGAACTTTTTTATTCCTGAAACAAATTCTGTTTTGCAGAAAACTCTCCTTGCCGAAGGAGTGACAGCAGCGCGTGCAAGAATACGTACACCGATTGCAGTTTACAAAAATGAAGAAACAGAAGCCGCAAATTTTATTGCAGTAAACTTTCCTGACAAATATTATTTTTCTGACAAAGACAATATTTTACTCGAAGGCTCGCTTAATTTTATGAATGAAAGCGCAGAAGAAAACAAACGCAAAGTTCTTGTTACAGACAAATTTGCACAAAGTTTTAATCTTCACGCAAACGACAAATTTACATTTATTGCACGCACGGCAAACGGCGGAACAAACGGCTACACAGTAACCGTCGCTGCAATTATGCGTTTTTCTGACGGTGACTTAAACGGAAAATTCGTTTTTATGAATCTTGATGCCGCTTCAAAACTTCTACGTATGAAAGGAAACGCAACAGAAATTCTTCTTTTTTCTGACAACTGGGATGACAAAAATTATGTAGAAAATCTTGCGCAAAAAATTTCTGGAATTCCTGAACTCTCCGGACTTGAAATTGTTCCGTGGACAAAAGGCACAACCTGGTACGCTATGATAGAAATGAGTGATTTTATGTATTTTATTTATGCGCTTATATTTTTTATTCTTGCATCGACAGTAATTTTCAACAGTACGATGATGAGCGTAATGGAGCGCAAAAAAGAAATCGGCTCGCTTCTTTCTCTTGGAATGACACCAAAAAGCGTACGCGGAATGTTTTTGCTCGAAACGGCATTTGTTTCAGGAATTTCTGCTTTTGCAGGCTGTCTTTTAGGCGGAATAATTGTAAGCATTTTTAATAAAACAGGAATTAATTTGGCAGGTTCCGGTTATGAAATGATGGGCGGTTTTAATATAAAACTTATGCTTTATCCGTCGCTTTCGTTCGGCCGCTATGTTGAATTCTTTTTGACAGGATTTTTAACAGCATTCATTGCGTGCTTGATTCCGTCAAGAATGGCATTGAAAGTCCAGCCGGCAGAAGCTTTGCGGGCAGAAAATTAA
- a CDS encoding outer membrane lipoprotein-sorting protein produces MKKIILGMSIFFIGVFSVFCQELSISVEEIMSRYDANAAYNTAYMKATLSVKDKFGTNENEFESYRRKNGDTLIIITSGADSGQKILRLENSVYLYYPDAEEIIRLQGSALKDSVMGSDFTYEDLTGEEGILDSYNGELLGTETVDGAECYHVMLTAKTKKQLYQKQEKFIDKKTFAEKKCIVYSASGKAMSESTMSKINKIGKYNIFMEGTMQNLLKKSSVTKMKITEIKLDEPIPESKFSRDELSW; encoded by the coding sequence ATGAAAAAAATTATTTTGGGAATGTCTATTTTTTTTATCGGAGTGTTTTCTGTTTTTTGTCAGGAACTTTCAATTTCAGTAGAAGAAATAATGAGCCGCTATGATGCAAACGCTGCTTATAATACTGCATATATGAAAGCAACACTTTCTGTTAAAGATAAATTCGGAACAAACGAAAATGAGTTTGAATCTTACAGAAGAAAAAACGGTGACACTTTAATCATCATTACTTCTGGGGCTGACAGTGGACAAAAAATTCTTCGCCTGGAAAATTCTGTTTATCTTTATTATCCTGACGCAGAAGAAATTATCCGCCTGCAGGGAAGCGCGCTGAAAGATTCTGTCATGGGTTCTGATTTTACTTACGAAGATTTGACAGGAGAAGAAGGAATTCTTGATTCTTACAACGGCGAACTTTTGGGAACAGAAACTGTTGACGGCGCTGAATGTTACCACGTTATGCTGACTGCAAAAACAAAAAAGCAGCTTTACCAGAAGCAGGAAAAATTTATAGATAAAAAAACTTTTGCCGAAAAAAAATGCATTGTTTACAGTGCAAGCGGAAAAGCAATGAGCGAAAGTACAATGTCAAAAATAAACAAAATCGGAAAATACAATATTTTTATGGAAGGAACAATGCAGAATCTTCTGAAAAAATCAAGCGTTACAAAAATGAAAATAACAGAAATAAAACTTGATGAGCCGATTCCGGAAAGCAAATTCTCCAGGGATGAACTTTCATGGTAA
- a CDS encoding ATP-binding protein gives MAELKLFPIGLQDFSQIRRNGYYYVDKTDIVYKMTHTDRVYFLSRPRRFGKSLLISTLRDYFLGKKELFTGLAMEKLEKEWKQYPVFHLSFAGNKFTDLKSLQIYMNFKLSELEKIYKVTNTNEYEWGPRFEKILKAAYEQTGTEPVVLVDEYDAPLLDTMDNPELQLVLKQEMRKLFSPLKDIGGILRFVFLTGISKFSQLSIFSELNNLNVITMDNEYASICGITKEELFEQMKPEIQALAENNDMTYDEACAGLTKKYDGYHFTEKSPDIYNPFSLINALSKKELKNFWFATGTPTILTRLIKKYNMDPESFDKGFPATLEMFDAPTETATDPVPMLYQSGYLTIKKYDSPEYVLGFPNDEVRDGFCKALLPYYATELVSQNDIFIMKLGRAFREARLEDALKEMKAFLSSIPYNAEKQNENHYKTLFYLIARLCTPYVVKTEETSAAGRSDMVVETESAVYVFEFKLDGTVEEALSQIDSKGYLIPYSVTKDKNGNDKKLVKIGVSFDSEKRTLGEWKIVEN, from the coding sequence ATGGCAGAATTAAAACTTTTTCCTATTGGGTTGCAGGATTTTTCTCAGATACGAAGAAACGGTTATTATTACGTAGACAAAACAGACATTGTTTATAAAATGACACACACCGACCGCGTTTATTTTTTGAGCCGTCCGCGCCGCTTTGGAAAGTCGCTTTTAATTTCGACCTTGCGCGATTATTTTTTAGGAAAGAAAGAACTTTTTACCGGCCTTGCAATGGAAAAGCTTGAAAAAGAATGGAAGCAGTATCCTGTTTTTCATTTGAGTTTTGCAGGAAATAAATTTACAGATTTAAAATCTCTTCAGATTTATATGAATTTTAAACTTTCTGAATTAGAAAAAATATATAAAGTTACGAATACAAATGAATATGAATGGGGTCCTCGTTTTGAAAAAATCCTTAAAGCAGCTTACGAACAGACAGGCACAGAACCTGTAGTTTTAGTTGACGAATACGATGCACCACTTTTGGATACAATGGACAACCCCGAACTTCAGCTTGTTTTAAAACAGGAAATGCGAAAGTTGTTCAGTCCGTTAAAAGATATTGGCGGAATTCTGCGTTTTGTATTTTTGACAGGCATTAGCAAGTTCAGTCAGTTAAGTATTTTCAGTGAATTGAATAATCTTAATGTAATTACGATGGATAATGAATATGCTTCAATCTGCGGAATTACAAAAGAAGAACTTTTTGAACAGATGAAGCCTGAAATCCAGGCGCTTGCAGAAAATAACGATATGACTTATGACGAAGCGTGTGCAGGTCTTACAAAAAAATATGACGGTTATCATTTTACAGAAAAGTCACCTGACATTTACAATCCGTTCAGTTTGATAAATGCGCTCAGTAAAAAAGAATTAAAAAACTTCTGGTTTGCAACAGGAACACCGACAATTCTTACTCGGTTGATAAAAAAGTATAATATGGATCCTGAAAGTTTTGACAAAGGATTTCCTGCAACACTTGAAATGTTTGACGCTCCGACAGAAACGGCGACAGACCCTGTTCCAATGCTGTACCAGAGCGGATACCTTACAATAAAAAAATATGATTCACCTGAATATGTTTTAGGTTTTCCAAATGATGAAGTTCGGGATGGATTTTGTAAAGCTTTGCTTCCTTATTACGCAACAGAACTTGTAAGTCAAAATGATATATTTATTATGAAATTAGGACGAGCCTTTCGCGAAGCCCGCCTTGAAGATGCCTTAAAAGAAATGAAAGCATTTTTGTCTTCAATTCCGTATAATGCAGAAAAGCAGAACGAAAATCACTACAAAACTTTGTTCTATTTAATAGCGCGCTTGTGTACGCCGTACGTTGTAAAAACAGAAGAGACAAGTGCTGCCGGCCGAAGTGATATGGTTGTAGAAACAGAAAGCGCTGTTTATGTTTTTGAATTTAAACTCGACGGAACAGTAGAAGAAGCACTTTCTCAGATTGACTCAAAAGGATATTTAATTCCGTATTCTGTTACAAAAGATAAAAACGGCAACGACAAAAAGCTCGTTAAAATCGGCGTAAGTTTTGACAGTGAAAAACGCACACTCGGTGAATGGAAGATTGTAGAAAATTGA
- a CDS encoding formylglycine-generating enzyme family protein: protein MTRGEFKDVMGTDPSKASAYDANGTKLTGDAVFNNPVNYVSWYDAIAYCNKLSIKEGLTPCYTVKDVNFSALEYSGIPTSRNSAWDAATCDFTADGYRLPTEAEWEYLARGGENYTYAGSDTVDDVAWYTSNIKDTGTREVKTKQANAYGLYDMSGNVWEWCWDLRGSINSTTDSAGSASGSYRVRRGGSWGSLDSFCAVSYRFSIDPYDRGSSCGLRVVRNAN from the coding sequence ATAACTCGCGGAGAATTCAAAGATGTAATGGGAACAGACCCAAGTAAAGCAAGCGCTTATGACGCAAACGGAACTAAACTTACAGGAGATGCAGTTTTTAACAATCCTGTAAATTACGTAAGCTGGTATGATGCCATTGCTTACTGTAACAAGCTTTCCATTAAAGAAGGACTTACACCCTGCTACACAGTAAAAGATGTAAACTTTTCTGCTCTTGAATACTCAGGTATACCGACATCTCGTAATTCAGCATGGGATGCAGCAACCTGCGACTTTACAGCAGACGGTTACAGACTTCCGACAGAAGCAGAATGGGAATACCTTGCCCGCGGTGGAGAAAATTACACATATGCAGGAAGTGATACAGTAGATGATGTTGCATGGTATACATCAAATATAAAAGACACAGGAACCCGTGAAGTAAAAACAAAGCAGGCAAATGCTTACGGACTTTACGACATGAGCGGTAACGTATGGGAATGGTGCTGGGACTTGAGAGGTTCAATAAACAGCACGACCGACTCTGCGGGTTCGGCTTCCGGCTCTTACCGCGTGCGGCGCGGTGGTTCCTGGGGTAGCCTCGACAGCTTCTGCGCTGTTTCTTACCGTTTCAGCATCGACCCGTATGACCGCGGCAGCAGTTGCGGCTTGCGTGTGGTTCGTAACGCCAACTAG
- a CDS encoding AbrB/MazE/SpoVT family DNA-binding domain-containing protein, whose protein sequence is MELAKVTSKGQVTIPLSIRNFLNLRTGDKLFFFEEKGKVFVQNASQVALATAQKSMKGEAKKAGFKTEEDVMDYIKELRSNS, encoded by the coding sequence ATGGAACTTGCAAAAGTAACTTCAAAGGGACAAGTAACAATTCCGCTTTCTATAAGGAATTTCTTAAATCTCAGGACTGGCGACAAACTGTTTTTCTTCGAAGAAAAAGGGAAGGTTTTTGTTCAAAATGCTTCACAGGTCGCTCTTGCAACTGCTCAGAAAAGCATGAAAGGTGAAGCAAAAAAAGCCGGATTCAAAACAGAAGAAGATGTCATGGACTACATAAAAGAATTAAGGAGTAATTCTTAG
- a CDS encoding putative toxin-antitoxin system toxin component, PIN family gives MRIYLDTNVVISAMLFHKGKAALVFEHVIKKHTAIISDYTISECKEVFEKKFPDKMEILNSFFDNLEYENFKTPDKIDEKKYPKIRDIKDLPVLVSAILSDADVLITGDKDFDDVKIKKPLIFKPAQYAELIQN, from the coding sequence ATGAGAATTTATCTTGATACAAATGTAGTAATCTCGGCAATGCTTTTTCACAAAGGGAAGGCGGCACTTGTTTTTGAACATGTAATTAAAAAACATACCGCAATCATTTCGGATTATACAATTTCTGAATGTAAGGAAGTATTTGAAAAGAAGTTCCCGGACAAAATGGAAATATTGAATTCTTTTTTTGATAATCTGGAATACGAAAATTTCAAAACACCAGATAAAATTGATGAAAAAAAATATCCAAAGATTCGTGATATAAAAGATTTGCCTGTTTTAGTATCAGCAATATTATCAGATGCGGATGTTTTAATCACGGGTGATAAGGATTTTGACGATGTAAAAATCAAAAAACCTTTAATTTTTAAACCTGCTCAATATGCGGAACTAATTCAGAATTAA